One window of Pseudomonas sp. FP198 genomic DNA carries:
- the fadB gene encoding fatty acid oxidation complex subunit alpha FadB: MIYEGKAITVKALESGIVELKFDLKGESVNKFNRLTLNELRQAVDTIKADASIKGVIVSSGKDVFIVGADITEFVDNFKLPDAELIAGNLEANRIFSDFEDLGVPTVAAINGIALGGGLEMCLAADYRVMSTSAKIGLPEVKLGIYPGFGGTVRLPRLIGADNAIEWIAAGKENRAEDALKVGAVDAVVEPGKLQEAALETIKRAISGEFDYKAKRQPKLEKLKLNAIEQMMAFETAKGFVAGQAGPNYPAPVEAIKTIQKAANFGRDKALEVEAAGFVKLAKTSAAQSLIGLFLNDQELKKKAKAYDEIARDVKQAAVLGAGIMGGGIAYQSASKGTPILMKDINEQGIEQGLAEAAKLLVGRVDKGRMTAAKMAEVLNGIRPTLSYGDFGHVDLVVEAVVENPKVKQAVLAEVEDKVKEDTILASNTSTISISLLAKALKRPENFVGMHFFNPVHMMPLVEVIRGEKSSEHAIATTVAYAKKMGKNPIVVNDCPGFLVNRVLFPYFGGFAKLVSAGVDFVRIDKIMEKFGWPMGPAYLMDVVGIDTGHHGRDVMAEGFPDRMKDDRRSAVDVLYEAKRLGQKNGKGFYAYETDKRGKQKKVADSSVLEVLKPIVYEQREVTDEDIINWMMIPLCLETVRCLEDGIVETAAEADMGLVYGIGFPPFRGGALRYIDSIGVAEFVALADQYADLGALYHPTAKLREMAKNGQRFFG, from the coding sequence ATGATTTACGAAGGTAAAGCCATCACGGTTAAGGCTCTTGAAAGTGGCATTGTCGAACTGAAGTTCGATCTCAAGGGTGAGTCCGTCAACAAGTTCAACCGTCTAACCCTGAACGAACTGCGTCAGGCCGTGGACACTATCAAGGCAGATGCTTCGATCAAGGGTGTGATCGTCAGCAGCGGCAAGGACGTGTTCATCGTCGGCGCCGACATCACCGAATTCGTCGACAACTTCAAGCTGCCCGATGCCGAACTGATCGCAGGCAACCTCGAAGCGAACCGTATCTTCAGCGATTTCGAAGACCTTGGTGTGCCAACGGTTGCGGCCATCAACGGCATCGCCCTGGGTGGCGGCCTGGAAATGTGCCTGGCGGCCGATTACCGTGTCATGTCCACCTCCGCCAAGATCGGCCTGCCGGAAGTCAAGCTGGGCATCTACCCGGGCTTCGGCGGTACCGTGCGCTTGCCGCGCCTGATCGGTGCCGATAACGCCATCGAGTGGATTGCCGCGGGCAAGGAAAACCGTGCCGAAGACGCGCTGAAAGTCGGCGCCGTGGATGCCGTGGTCGAACCTGGCAAGCTCCAGGAAGCGGCCCTTGAGACGATCAAGCGCGCCATCAGTGGTGAGTTCGACTACAAGGCCAAGCGCCAGCCGAAGCTGGAAAAGCTCAAGCTCAACGCCATTGAACAAATGATGGCCTTCGAAACCGCGAAGGGTTTCGTCGCCGGCCAGGCTGGCCCGAACTACCCGGCGCCGGTCGAAGCCATCAAGACCATCCAGAAAGCCGCGAACTTCGGTCGCGACAAGGCCCTGGAAGTCGAGGCCGCCGGTTTCGTCAAACTGGCCAAGACCTCGGCTGCGCAAAGCCTGATCGGCCTGTTCCTCAACGATCAGGAGCTGAAGAAAAAGGCCAAGGCCTACGACGAAATCGCTCGCGACGTGAAGCAGGCGGCTGTGCTGGGTGCTGGCATCATGGGCGGTGGTATCGCCTACCAGTCGGCGTCCAAGGGCACGCCGATCCTGATGAAAGACATCAACGAACAAGGCATCGAACAAGGCCTGGCCGAAGCTGCCAAGCTGCTGGTCGGCCGTGTCGACAAAGGTCGCATGACCGCCGCGAAGATGGCCGAAGTGCTCAACGGCATTCGCCCGACGCTGTCCTATGGCGATTTCGGCCATGTCGACCTGGTGGTCGAAGCCGTTGTCGAGAACCCGAAGGTCAAGCAGGCGGTACTGGCTGAAGTCGAAGACAAGGTCAAGGAGGACACGATCCTTGCCTCGAACACCTCGACCATTTCCATCTCGCTGCTGGCCAAGGCCCTCAAGCGTCCGGAAAACTTCGTCGGCATGCACTTCTTCAACCCGGTGCACATGATGCCGCTGGTGGAAGTCATCCGTGGCGAGAAGTCCAGTGAGCACGCGATCGCCACCACGGTGGCCTACGCGAAAAAAATGGGCAAGAACCCGATCGTGGTCAACGACTGCCCGGGCTTTCTGGTCAACCGCGTGCTGTTCCCATACTTTGGCGGTTTCGCCAAGCTGGTCAGCGCCGGCGTGGACTTCGTGCGCATCGACAAGATCATGGAGAAATTCGGCTGGCCGATGGGCCCGGCGTACCTGATGGACGTGGTTGGCATCGACACTGGCCACCATGGTCGCGATGTCATGGCCGAAGGCTTCCCGGATCGTATGAAGGATGATCGCCGTTCGGCTGTCGACGTGCTCTATGAAGCCAAGCGTCTGGGCCAGAAGAACGGCAAGGGCTTCTACGCCTACGAAACCGACAAGCGCGGCAAGCAGAAGAAAGTCGCCGATTCGTCGGTGCTGGAAGTGCTCAAGCCGATCGTCTACGAGCAGCGCGAAGTCACCGACGAGGACATCATCAACTGGATGATGATCCCGCTGTGCCTGGAAACCGTGCGTTGCCTGGAAGACGGCATTGTCGAAACCGCCGCCGAAGCCGACATGGGTCTGGTCTACGGTATCGGTTTCCCTCCATTCCGTGGCGGTGCGCTGCGCTACATCGATTCGATCGGTGTCGCCGAGTTCGTTGCCCTGGCTGACCAGTACGCTGATCTGGGCGCGCTGTACCACCCGACCGCGAAGCTGCGTGAAATGGCCAAGAACGGCCAGCGTTTCTTCGGTTAA
- the fadA gene encoding acetyl-CoA C-acyltransferase FadA, protein MSLNPRDVVIVDFGRTPMGRSKGGMHRNTRAEDMSAHLISKLLERNAKVDPNEVEDVIWGCVNQTLEQGWNIARMASLMTQIPHTAAGQTVSRLCGSSMSALHTAAQAIMTGNGDVFVVGGVEHMGHVSMMHGVDPNPHMSLYAAKASGMMGLTAEMLGKMHGITREQQDAFGVRSHQLAHKATVEGKFKDEIIPMQGYDENGFLKLFDYDETIRPETTLESLATLKPAFNPKGGTVTAGTSSQITDGASCMIVMSAQRAQDLGIQPMAVIRSMAVAGVDPAIMGYGPVPATQKALKRAGLSISDIDFFELNEAFAAQALPVLKDLKILDKMNEKVNLHGGAIALGHPFGCSGARISGTLLNVMKQNGGTFGVSTMCIGLGQGIATVFERI, encoded by the coding sequence ATGAGCTTGAATCCTAGAGACGTCGTGATTGTCGACTTCGGTCGTACGCCGATGGGCCGCTCCAAGGGCGGCATGCACCGAAACACCCGTGCCGAGGACATGTCGGCGCACCTGATCAGCAAGCTGCTGGAGCGCAACGCCAAGGTCGACCCCAACGAGGTCGAGGACGTGATCTGGGGCTGTGTGAACCAGACCCTGGAGCAGGGCTGGAACATCGCCCGCATGGCTTCGCTGATGACCCAGATCCCTCACACCGCGGCCGGCCAGACCGTCAGCCGCCTGTGCGGTTCGTCCATGAGCGCGCTGCACACCGCCGCCCAGGCGATCATGACCGGCAACGGTGATGTATTCGTCGTCGGCGGTGTCGAGCACATGGGCCACGTGAGCATGATGCACGGCGTCGATCCGAATCCGCACATGTCGCTGTACGCGGCAAAAGCTTCGGGCATGATGGGCCTGACCGCGGAAATGCTCGGCAAGATGCACGGCATCACCCGCGAACAGCAGGACGCCTTTGGCGTGCGCTCCCACCAGCTCGCCCACAAGGCGACGGTGGAAGGCAAGTTCAAGGATGAAATCATCCCGATGCAGGGTTACGACGAGAACGGCTTCCTGAAGCTGTTCGACTACGACGAGACCATTCGTCCGGAAACCACCCTGGAAAGCCTGGCGACGTTGAAGCCGGCCTTCAATCCAAAGGGCGGCACCGTGACAGCTGGTACTTCGTCGCAGATCACCGATGGTGCCTCGTGCATGATCGTGATGTCGGCCCAGCGTGCCCAGGACCTGGGCATCCAGCCGATGGCGGTGATTCGTTCGATGGCCGTCGCCGGTGTGGATCCCGCAATCATGGGCTATGGTCCAGTACCGGCCACGCAGAAAGCCTTGAAGCGCGCGGGCCTGAGCATCTCCGACATCGACTTCTTCGAGCTCAACGAAGCTTTCGCCGCACAGGCCCTGCCAGTGCTGAAAGATCTGAAAATACTCGACAAGATGAACGAGAAGGTTAACCTGCACGGCGGCGCCATCGCCCTGGGTCATCCGTTTGGCTGCTCCGGTGCGCGTATCTCCGGCACGCTGCTCAACGTCATGAAGCAGAACGGCGGCACTTTTGGGGTGTCCACCATGTGCATTGGCCTCGGCCAAGGCATCGCCACCGTCTTCGAGCGCATCTAA
- a CDS encoding DUF1653 domain-containing protein produces the protein MPIQPGLYQHYKGPQYRVFSIARHSETEEEVVFYQALYGDYGFWVRPLSMFQESVEVDGEQVPRFALVQAEESIFSRP, from the coding sequence ATGCCGATACAACCTGGGCTCTACCAACATTACAAAGGTCCGCAGTACCGCGTATTCAGTATCGCGCGGCACTCCGAGACCGAGGAAGAAGTGGTCTTCTATCAAGCCCTGTATGGCGATTACGGTTTCTGGGTGCGTCCGTTGAGCATGTTCCAGGAGTCCGTCGAGGTTGACGGCGAACAGGTGCCACGCTTTGCTTTGGTGCAGGCCGAGGAGAGCATTTTTTCCAGGCCTTGA